Part of the Vigna angularis cultivar LongXiaoDou No.4 chromosome 1, ASM1680809v1, whole genome shotgun sequence genome, ATCCCAttcacttcctttctttttcttcagaTGGAAAAGCTTTCGCTTCTTTCTAAGGACGACCATCACATGGATTTGCCTCCGGGCTTTCGCTTCCACCCCACTGATGAAGAGCTTATAACCCATTACCTCTACAAGAAGGTCATTGACACCAACTTCTCCGCTCGGGCCATCGGAGAAGTCGACCTCAACAAGTCTGAGCCTTGGGAATTGCCATGTCAGTCTAAACAATCctatctcttcttcttcacttttctataaaattataactttctCCTTTTTGCAGGGAAAGCCAAAATGGGAGAGAAGGAGTGGTACTTTTTCTGTGTTAGAGACAGAAAATACCCTACTGGCTTGAGAACCAACAGGGCCACTGAAGCCGGTTACTGGAAAGCCACCGGGAAAGACAAAGAGATTTTCAGAGGCAAATCTTTGGTCGGAATGAAAAAGACTCTTGTTTTCTACCGAGGTCGAGCGCCCAAAGGAGAGAAAAGCAACTGGGTCATGCACGAGTACAGACTTGAGGGGAAATTTTCTGTTCACAACCTCCCCAAAACTGCAAAGGTATGGTATTCTCCTCTTTCTCTCCgtgctttctttcttttctggtTGGATTTGTTTTGGTTTCTCTGTGATTGAGGTTGTTGTTTTTGTGGCAGAACGAGTGGGTGATCTGCAGGGTGTTTCAGAAAAGTTCAGCCGGGAAGAAAACTCATATTTCTGGGATAATGAGGTTGGACTCTTTGGCCAATGAATTGGGTTCTTCTGCTCTTCCACCCCTTTCGGATTCTTCACCTTCTATTGGCAACACTAAACCACTCAACGAATCGGCTTACGTGCCCTGCTTCTCCAATCCAATTAATGTTCAAAGAAACCAAGACGGGGTCTTTGATTCCCTCAATAACTCTATTTATGGGGTTTCTCCAAATCCTATGGACTTTCTTCCCAGAATGCCACCTTCTACCTCGTTCTACTCTGCTCAAGGTGTTCAAGCTGTGCCTAATTTGACATTTCCCGGTT contains:
- the LOC108331584 gene encoding NAC domain-containing protein 100 yields the protein MEKLSLLSKDDHHMDLPPGFRFHPTDEELITHYLYKKVIDTNFSARAIGEVDLNKSEPWELPWKAKMGEKEWYFFCVRDRKYPTGLRTNRATEAGYWKATGKDKEIFRGKSLVGMKKTLVFYRGRAPKGEKSNWVMHEYRLEGKFSVHNLPKTAKNEWVICRVFQKSSAGKKTHISGIMRLDSLANELGSSALPPLSDSSPSIGNTKPLNESAYVPCFSNPINVQRNQDGVFDSLNNSIYGVSPNPMDFLPRMPPSTSFYSAQGVQAVPNLTFPGSVYSLQDHTNLRAMCENNGNGYKSERDMISVSQETGLTTDINPETSSNFDMGRRHFDNHNHPSVSVAPVDLDGLWNY